The genomic stretch GCCGGCCTCGACGAGAGCACACTGAAACGGATCGGCAAAGCTCGGGCGAAGTCCGCGCTCACGTGTGGGCACTGCTCGCCCGACGCCCGCAAGGCTTCCCCTGGCTGACCGTCGCCGGGAAACTGCTGACCGGGTGGGTGGTCATCGATCTGGACGCCACCCTGATCACCGCCCACTCGGCCAAGCAGGGCGCGGCCGCGACCTTCAAGAAGGGTTTCGGGTTCCATCCCCTCGGCGCCTGGTGTGCCAACACCGCGGAATGCCTGGCCATGCTCCTTTGGCCCGGCAACGCCGGATCGAACACCGTCGCCGATCACATCCGGGTCCTCGGCGACGCGATCGCCCAGCTCCCAGCCGGTCACCGGCGCAAACTGCTGATCCGCGTCGACGGCGCCGGCGCCACCCATGAACTCCTCGAACACCTCGAAGCGATGAACCGGGCATGGCGCAGCGTGAAGTTCACCGTCGGCTGGACGATCACCGACGCCGACGAGACCGCGATCGACCGGCTCCCCGCCGACGCCTGGACCGACAGCCTGCACCAGGACGGCACCGTCACCA from Micromonospora craniellae encodes the following:
- a CDS encoding transposase, yielding MWALLARRPQGFPWLTVAGKLLTGWVVIDLDATLITAHSAKQGAAATFKKGFGFHPLGAWCANTAECLAMLLWPGNAGSNTVADHIRVLGDAIAQLPAGHRRKLLIRVDGAGATHELLEHLEAMNRAWRSVKFTVGWTITDADETAIDRLPADAWTDSLHQDGTVTSTAHVAELTGLNPRLAGWTGTLRLLARRAKPSARHVKNLTELSHSSPTISRTRPVRSASRSAGSPVILAQRGG